One part of the Xylanivirga thermophila genome encodes these proteins:
- a CDS encoding branched-chain amino acid aminotransferase, with translation MENIRIIRTNSPKQKPDEKALGFGAIFTDHMFVMDYDIEDGWHNPRVEPYGPFAVEPSMMVFHYGQAIFEGMKAYRNKNGDPVVFRPLNGIARLNRSAERLCIPQVDEKLVWQGLKTLLDIDKDWIPTAEGTALYIRPLIISMDCSLGVRPSHTYRFFIILSPVGAYYAEGIKPVKIYVTDEYVRAVKGGMGFAKTAGNYAASLYAAEKAKEKGYTQVLWLDGCQHKYVEEVGTMNIFFKIDDTLVTPTLEVGSILGGITRDSVVTMAEHMGYKVEERLISIDEVYEAHKQGRLKEVFGTGTAAVISPVGVMCWDDNVIEINNNEMGEFSKLIYNKITGIQRGTEEDIFGWVKNIYE, from the coding sequence ATGGAAAATATAAGGATAATTAGAACTAACAGTCCAAAGCAAAAACCAGATGAAAAGGCACTTGGTTTTGGTGCTATATTTACAGATCATATGTTTGTAATGGATTATGATATAGAAGATGGATGGCATAATCCTAGGGTTGAGCCCTATGGGCCTTTTGCGGTGGAACCTTCTATGATGGTATTCCATTATGGGCAGGCTATATTTGAGGGTATGAAGGCATATAGAAATAAAAATGGTGATCCGGTAGTATTTCGCCCTCTAAACGGTATAGCACGTCTTAATAGGTCGGCAGAGCGTCTGTGTATACCGCAGGTAGATGAAAAGCTCGTATGGCAAGGATTGAAGACTCTCCTTGATATAGATAAGGATTGGATTCCTACAGCTGAAGGCACTGCACTTTATATAAGACCTCTTATAATATCAATGGATTGTTCTTTAGGTGTTAGACCCTCACATACTTATAGATTTTTTATAATACTCTCTCCCGTAGGCGCCTATTATGCCGAAGGTATAAAGCCTGTAAAGATATATGTTACAGATGAATATGTAAGGGCTGTAAAAGGCGGTATGGGTTTTGCAAAAACAGCAGGTAACTATGCAGCTAGTTTGTACGCGGCAGAAAAGGCAAAGGAAAAGGGATATACCCAGGTACTGTGGTTAGATGGCTGCCAGCATAAGTATGTAGAAGAAGTAGGTACCATGAATATATTCTTTAAGATTGATGATACATTGGTCACCCCGACCTTGGAGGTAGGAAGTATACTAGGAGGTATTACTAGGGACTCTGTTGTTACTATGGCCGAGCATATGGGGTATAAGGTGGAAGAGCGTCTTATATCAATAGACGAAGTATATGAGGCTCACAAACAGGGAAGGCTCAAGGAGGTATTCGGTACTGGTACGGCTGCAGTAATTTCTCCAGTAGGTGTTATGTGCTGGGATGATAATGTAATAGAAATAAATAATAATGAAATGGGCGAATTTTCAAAGTTAATTTACAACAAGATAACTGGGATACAAAGGGGAACGGAAGAAGATATATTTGGCTGGGTAAAAAATATTTATGAATAG
- a CDS encoding ferritin family protein, which produces MELTNKEKMLLEDQLQAEYLCISKYKSYETQAVDPEIKYIFNMVYKQEQQHANAIKDLLIQGGFEPPQQQ; this is translated from the coding sequence ATGGAACTTACCAATAAGGAAAAAATGCTTCTAGAGGATCAACTGCAAGCAGAATATCTATGTATAAGCAAATATAAATCGTACGAAACTCAGGCAGTAGATCCGGAAATAAAGTATATTTTTAATATGGTTTATAAACAGGAACAGCAACATGCCAATGCTATAAAAGATCTACTAATACAAGGAGGATTTGAACCTCCTCAACAACAATAA
- a CDS encoding papain-like cysteine protease family protein — MKMKKIISYALSAALMLGMCSVPAFAAEPTQDATGCYAITEETPTEILEYAKGEFPEFLGEHLVNNGIDASGRQYSLGYPINLQESGGVNRIYDFPVMQDGKIFAILTIYDDGGEYYTQFEENLMAEKLNTLQNETSKTAPITFVSNDTGFFAVVNDCVEPLTPDSEIENANAVSLMKGNTVGNVVNITDTLSVADGNGIDLMEASNPSPLGVVCVPQTDDGTFDGKQMEWCGAAVSAAIINYKKGTSLTAKDVTIEALGSAKDEGLTNAEVISIGKNHGLSPKSGNPLSYSSVKTEINGYRPVYMQMQRKSDEGKKYHALTLIGYSSSKYTVLNPWQSSSITLTKKDNGSDVTYVTGTRTYKWYTSVYNWK; from the coding sequence ATGAAGATGAAAAAAATTATCTCGTATGCGTTGTCAGCGGCTCTTATGTTGGGAATGTGTAGTGTACCCGCTTTTGCGGCGGAGCCTACACAAGACGCTACAGGGTGCTATGCCATTACAGAAGAAACACCAACGGAAATTCTTGAATATGCGAAAGGCGAGTTCCCCGAATTTTTAGGAGAACACTTAGTTAATAATGGAATTGACGCAAGTGGAAGGCAGTATTCTCTGGGGTATCCTATCAACCTTCAAGAATCAGGAGGCGTTAATCGCATTTATGATTTTCCTGTTATGCAAGATGGTAAGATTTTTGCAATTCTAACGATTTATGATGACGGCGGCGAATATTATACACAATTTGAAGAAAACTTGATGGCCGAAAAATTGAATACATTGCAGAATGAAACCTCTAAAACAGCCCCTATTACTTTTGTTTCAAATGACACTGGATTTTTCGCAGTAGTAAACGATTGTGTGGAGCCGCTTACACCAGATAGCGAGATTGAAAATGCAAATGCTGTTTCCTTGATGAAAGGGAACACTGTCGGTAATGTTGTAAATATTACTGATACACTTTCTGTAGCAGACGGTAACGGCATCGATCTTATGGAAGCCAGTAATCCTAGTCCGTTAGGAGTTGTATGTGTTCCTCAAACAGACGATGGAACTTTTGATGGTAAACAAATGGAATGGTGTGGTGCTGCGGTTTCGGCTGCAATTATCAACTATAAAAAGGGAACCTCTCTAACAGCTAAAGATGTAACAATAGAGGCGTTAGGTTCTGCTAAAGATGAAGGACTAACAAATGCCGAAGTTATTTCTATAGGTAAAAATCATGGATTATCACCGAAATCAGGTAATCCTTTAAGTTATTCATCTGTTAAGACAGAAATTAACGGATACCGTCCGGTTTATATGCAAATGCAAAGAAAATCTGATGAGGGTAAAAAATACCATGCACTAACCTTGATTGGATATAGTTCTTCTAAATATACTGTTCTAAATCCTTGGCAAAGTAGCAGTATAACGCTTACCAAAAAAGATAATGGTAGCGATGTAACCTATGTAACAGGAACAAGAACATATAAATGGTATACAAGTGTTTATAACTGGAAATAA
- the gyrA gene encoding DNA gyrase subunit A, whose translation MDGVNEQNIIDVDIEDEMKKSYIDYAMSVIVSRAIPDVRDGLKPVHRRVLYSMYELGVTPDKPYRKSARIVGDVLGKYHPHGDSAVYDTMVRMAQDFSIRYLLVDGHGNFGSIDGDSAAAMRYTEARMSKISMELLRDINKETVDFMPNFDETLKEPVVLPSRFPNLLVNGSSGIAVGMATNIPPHNLNEVIDGVIALIDNPDMSIDEIGTYIKGPDFPTGGIILGKDAIRSYYSTGRGKVITRARTSIEEMSGNKSRIIVTELPYMVNKARLIEKIAQMVREKRIEGISDIRDESDRNGMRMVIELKRDINPNVVLNYLFKHTQMQETFGVIMLALVDGQPRVMNIKSVIFHYIDHQKDVITRRTRYDLNKALDRSHILEGLLIALDHIDAVIRLIRGSKTVQIAKKGLIDNFNLSEKQAQAILDMRLQRLTGLEREKIEEEYGELQKTIEYLQSILANEDMLYDIIKEELLEIKAKFGDERRTEIAPAEGEIDIEDLIDEHDVVITLTHYGYVKRTPLDTYKSQRRGGRGITGLSTREEDFVEDIFITSTHQRLLFFTSLGRVYELKGYQIPEAGRQAKGTAMINLLELSPGEKVQAFIPIDDFEEGYYLVMATKNGTIKKSSLDEFTNIRKGGIIAINLKENDELIKVQLTDGDREIMIASNRGLAIRFNESEVRPMGRNAAGVKSMSLDDGEYVIDMQILGEHGDILSVSQHGYGKRTKFEEYRVTRRGGKGIKTMNLTEKTGDLVALKVVTDDDDIMMINSEGVIIRMPAKDISVMGRNTQGVMLMRMDEGEEVVSIARVDKEEEEEEEE comes from the coding sequence ATGGATGGGGTAAATGAGCAGAATATTATTGACGTTGATATAGAAGACGAGATGAAAAAATCTTATATAGATTATGCCATGAGCGTTATAGTAAGTAGAGCTATCCCAGATGTGCGTGATGGTTTAAAACCGGTACATCGAAGGGTATTGTATTCCATGTATGAATTGGGAGTGACTCCTGACAAACCATATAGAAAATCAGCAAGGATTGTCGGTGATGTTTTAGGTAAATATCATCCCCATGGTGATTCGGCTGTTTACGATACCATGGTAAGGATGGCTCAAGATTTTTCTATACGTTACCTACTGGTAGATGGGCATGGTAACTTTGGTTCCATAGATGGTGATTCAGCTGCTGCCATGAGGTATACTGAAGCTAGAATGTCAAAGATTTCAATGGAACTTTTGAGGGATATAAATAAAGAAACAGTAGATTTTATGCCAAACTTTGATGAAACCCTTAAAGAACCGGTGGTTTTGCCATCTAGATTTCCAAATCTTTTGGTAAATGGGTCATCTGGTATAGCAGTAGGTATGGCAACCAATATTCCACCTCATAATTTGAATGAGGTAATAGATGGAGTAATAGCACTTATAGATAACCCTGATATGTCAATAGATGAAATTGGTACATATATAAAAGGACCAGACTTCCCGACAGGGGGAATAATACTTGGTAAAGATGCTATAAGATCGTACTATAGCACAGGTAGGGGTAAGGTAATTACTAGGGCACGTACTTCTATAGAGGAGATGTCCGGAAATAAGAGTAGAATAATAGTTACAGAGCTTCCCTATATGGTGAATAAGGCTCGCCTTATAGAGAAAATTGCCCAAATGGTAAGGGAAAAGCGTATTGAGGGTATATCGGATATAAGGGATGAATCTGATAGAAATGGTATGCGCATGGTAATAGAACTTAAGCGGGATATAAATCCAAATGTGGTGCTTAACTATCTATTTAAGCATACCCAGATGCAGGAGACCTTTGGCGTTATAATGCTTGCACTTGTTGACGGGCAGCCTCGGGTTATGAATATAAAGAGCGTGATTTTTCATTATATAGATCACCAAAAGGACGTTATAACCAGACGTACACGCTATGACCTAAATAAGGCTCTAGACCGGTCTCATATATTAGAGGGACTACTTATAGCTTTGGACCATATAGATGCTGTTATACGCCTTATAAGGGGTTCTAAAACGGTCCAAATAGCAAAGAAAGGTCTTATAGATAATTTTAATCTATCTGAAAAACAGGCACAGGCAATATTGGATATGAGACTTCAACGTTTGACAGGCCTAGAGAGGGAAAAGATAGAGGAGGAGTATGGAGAGCTTCAAAAAACCATAGAATACCTCCAGTCAATACTTGCAAATGAGGATATGCTCTATGACATAATAAAAGAGGAGCTTCTGGAGATAAAGGCGAAGTTTGGTGATGAACGGAGAACGGAGATAGCTCCCGCCGAAGGGGAAATAGACATAGAGGATCTTATAGACGAGCATGACGTCGTTATTACCCTTACACACTATGGCTATGTAAAGCGTACGCCCCTTGATACATACAAAAGCCAACGTAGAGGCGGGAGGGGGATAACAGGCCTGTCTACAAGGGAAGAGGATTTTGTAGAGGATATATTTATAACCTCTACCCATCAAAGGCTCTTATTCTTCACCAGTTTAGGTAGGGTTTATGAGTTAAAGGGCTATCAAATTCCTGAAGCCGGCCGCCAGGCAAAGGGAACTGCTATGATAAATCTATTGGAGTTATCCCCTGGGGAAAAGGTACAGGCATTTATTCCTATAGACGACTTTGAAGAAGGCTATTATCTAGTCATGGCTACTAAAAATGGAACTATAAAGAAGAGTTCATTGGATGAATTTACAAATATCAGAAAAGGTGGCATAATAGCCATAAATTTAAAAGAGAATGATGAACTCATAAAGGTGCAATTGACAGATGGAGACAGAGAAATTATGATTGCTTCCAATAGGGGATTAGCCATAAGATTTAATGAATCGGAGGTAAGACCCATGGGAAGGAATGCAGCTGGTGTAAAATCCATGTCTTTGGATGATGGAGAGTATGTTATAGATATGCAGATATTAGGTGAGCATGGTGATATATTATCTGTCAGTCAACATGGTTATGGAAAGCGTACAAAATTTGAAGAATATCGCGTAACCAGGAGAGGTGGTAAGGGTATAAAGACCATGAATCTTACCGAAAAGACAGGCGACTTGGTTGCATTAAAAGTAGTTACAGATGATGACGATATAATGATGATAAATTCAGAAGGTGTCATAATAAGGATGCCGGCTAAGGATATATCGGTTATGGGAAGGAATACTCAAGGCGTTATGCTTATGCGTATGGACGAAGGCGAAGAGGTAGTATCTATAGCACGGGTTGATAAGGAAGAAGAAGAGGAAGAAGAAGAATAA
- a CDS encoding spore coat protein: protein MSQNQLSEKDMLQDSITIEKQISSSYDTTIMESVNDQIIKTLQDIQREEQNHAKLFMEAMNKRGWYSVEPSHPSQYAQDAVNKQISAQVQPRIQELDNQLNGE from the coding sequence ATGTCACAGAATCAACTATCTGAAAAAGATATGCTTCAAGATTCCATAACAATTGAAAAACAAATATCATCATCATATGATACTACCATAATGGAATCTGTAAATGATCAAATAATAAAAACTCTACAGGACATACAACGTGAAGAACAAAATCATGCAAAACTGTTTATGGAAGCTATGAATAAAAGAGGATGGTATAGTGTAGAACCATCACACCCGAGTCAATATGCTCAAGATGCAGTAAATAAACAAATATCAGCACAGGTTCAACCCCGCATACAGGAACTAGATAATCAACTAAACGGAGAATAA